From one Anaerococcus prevotii DSM 20548 genomic stretch:
- the ftsH gene encoding ATP-dependent zinc metalloprotease FtsH, whose translation MAKRNPSKKPLLYYWLVAIVLFVVIRFALNPIAQDTDVKEVSYSQFVEMIENDQVTEVSKDDQKYTFKAKVDGDENAYETGLWQDTDLTDRLLKAKERNDKLIFSQEIETRMNPYLSLFLTSILPLVFIWVIFYFASRSLTKTMGGRGGGDFMNFGKSNAKIYVENKTGKTFKDVAGQEEAKDSLSEIVDFLHNPGKYKEIGAKVPKGVLLVGPPGTGKTLMAQAVAGEANVPFFSISGSEFVEMFVGMGASKVRDLFKQAKEKAPCIVFIDEIDAIGKKRDVSGYSGNDEREQTLNQLLNEMDGFDATEGVVLLAATNRPEILDPALTRPGRFDRQVQVELPDLKGREDILKVHAKNIKREDDIDYEEIAKRTAGTSGADLANIINEGALRAVREGRNKLTQEDLEESIETVIAGQQKKNAVISDDQKKIIAYHEVGHALVAAIQTQKTPVTKITIVPRTGGALGYTMTVDKDEKYIMTKQELFDEIVTFAGGRSAEELIFNTKTTGASNDIERATAMARNMVTIYGMDDEFDFMQLEQIQGRYLGGQRSMIVSDGTGNKIDEKVAQIIAKAHMRAIEILKDNIDKLHEISDFLLKEETITGDQFMEILNKKAVDTSESDIRENTDVDTKNLDKDESDESQEVEKENINEDNIGSDDDSLE comes from the coding sequence ATGGCTAAGAGAAATCCAAGCAAAAAACCTCTATTATATTATTGGTTGGTTGCTATAGTATTATTTGTAGTGATACGCTTTGCGCTAAATCCAATAGCGCAAGATACAGATGTAAAAGAAGTATCCTACAGCCAATTTGTTGAAATGATCGAAAACGATCAAGTTACAGAAGTATCTAAGGATGATCAAAAATACACCTTCAAGGCAAAAGTAGATGGGGATGAAAATGCCTACGAGACAGGTCTATGGCAAGATACAGACCTTACAGATAGACTTCTTAAGGCCAAAGAAAGAAATGATAAGTTAATATTCTCTCAAGAGATTGAAACGAGAATGAACCCTTATCTTTCCTTGTTCTTGACAAGTATATTGCCTTTAGTTTTCATCTGGGTAATATTTTATTTTGCCTCAAGATCTCTTACAAAGACCATGGGAGGTCGTGGCGGCGGAGACTTCATGAACTTCGGTAAGTCTAACGCCAAAATTTATGTAGAAAACAAAACTGGAAAGACCTTCAAGGATGTTGCAGGTCAAGAAGAGGCCAAAGACTCACTCAGTGAGATAGTAGACTTCCTCCATAATCCAGGAAAATACAAGGAAATAGGAGCCAAGGTTCCAAAGGGAGTCCTTTTAGTAGGTCCTCCAGGAACAGGTAAGACCCTAATGGCCCAAGCCGTAGCAGGTGAAGCCAACGTGCCATTTTTCTCAATTTCAGGTTCAGAATTTGTGGAAATGTTCGTAGGTATGGGTGCAAGTAAGGTCCGTGACCTCTTTAAACAAGCCAAGGAAAAAGCACCTTGTATAGTCTTTATAGACGAGATCGACGCTATAGGTAAAAAGCGTGACGTATCTGGATATTCTGGAAATGATGAACGTGAACAAACCCTAAACCAACTTCTAAACGAGATGGACGGATTTGATGCGACTGAAGGAGTTGTGCTTCTTGCAGCAACCAACAGACCAGAAATCCTGGACCCAGCCCTTACTAGACCTGGTCGTTTCGATAGGCAAGTTCAAGTAGAACTACCAGACCTTAAGGGCCGTGAAGACATCCTTAAAGTTCACGCCAAAAATATCAAAAGAGAAGATGATATTGACTATGAAGAAATAGCCAAAAGAACTGCTGGTACAAGCGGTGCTGACCTTGCAAATATTATAAACGAGGGAGCCCTTCGTGCTGTAAGAGAAGGCCGTAACAAGCTTACTCAAGAAGATCTCGAGGAATCAATCGAGACAGTAATAGCTGGTCAGCAAAAGAAAAACGCTGTAATAAGTGATGATCAGAAGAAAATCATAGCTTACCACGAAGTAGGACACGCCTTAGTAGCAGCTATCCAAACCCAGAAGACTCCGGTAACCAAGATTACCATAGTTCCAAGAACTGGTGGAGCCCTAGGTTATACAATGACTGTGGACAAGGACGAAAAATATATCATGACCAAGCAAGAGCTATTTGATGAAATAGTTACCTTTGCAGGTGGTAGGTCTGCTGAAGAGTTGATCTTTAATACCAAAACAACGGGAGCTTCTAATGATATAGAAAGAGCTACCGCCATGGCGAGAAACATGGTTACAATTTATGGTATGGATGATGAGTTTGACTTCATGCAACTTGAACAAATCCAAGGAAGATACCTAGGTGGCCAAAGATCTATGATAGTATCTGATGGAACAGGTAACAAGATTGACGAAAAAGTTGCCCAAATTATAGCCAAGGCTCATATGAGAGCTATAGAAATCCTTAAGGATAATATAGACAAACTTCACGAAATATCAGACTTCCTACTAAAAGAGGAGACCATAACAGGTGACCAATTTATGGAAATCCTAAACAAAAAGGCAGTAGATACTAGTGAAAGTGATATAAGAGAAAATACCGATGTAGACACTAAAAATCTAGATAAGGATGAAAGTGACGAATCGCAAGAAGTTGAAAAAGAGAATATAAATGAAGATAATATAGGATCAGACGACGATTCTTTAGAATAA
- a CDS encoding MarR family winged helix-turn-helix transcriptional regulator — MAAKHIDFFEFNNSIFSMIREISHKIDLLLQDTANELGITPLQLKMIITLYSNRDKAVSIGSLGKAIGITGGNISNICKRLEKQGFVNRVRSEEDERVVNVMLTKDGEKAAKMVDDYFQKIKEDIPEDGIDVNLQTIVDELEALELLLDKYIYRSGLDG; from the coding sequence ATGGCAGCAAAACATATAGATTTTTTTGAATTTAATAATTCTATATTCTCTATGATTAGAGAAATTTCACATAAAATCGACTTATTACTACAAGATACTGCAAATGAACTAGGGATAACCCCTCTGCAGCTAAAGATGATTATTACCCTTTATTCAAATAGGGATAAGGCAGTATCTATCGGTAGCCTCGGCAAGGCCATAGGCATAACCGGAGGTAATATTTCAAATATTTGCAAGAGACTTGAGAAGCAAGGCTTTGTAAATAGAGTAAGAAGTGAAGAAGATGAGAGAGTAGTTAACGTGATGCTTACAAAAGATGGAGAAAAAGCAGCAAAGATGGTAGATGACTACTTCCAAAAAATAAAGGAAGACATTCCAGAAGATGGGATAGATGTCAACTTACAAACCATAGTTGATGAATTAGAAGCTCTAGAATTACTGCTCGATAAATATATATATAGGAGTGGGTTAGATGGCTAA
- a CDS encoding GNAT family N-acetyltransferase, which translates to MVEIKKFEELERDEIYQIAQLRNDIFIHEQAMDMRNLDAMDYIADHAFIKEGYSVVCYMRIHKIDEKNKIYQISRVVTHRDFRGKSLAKELLSEVMEYIDKELDAKEVRINAQEYVSDYYASFGFKREGEVFDDGGIEHIWMKRYYD; encoded by the coding sequence ATGGTTGAAATAAAGAAATTTGAAGAGTTAGAAAGAGACGAAATATACCAAATAGCCCAACTAAGAAATGATATCTTCATCCATGAACAAGCCATGGACATGAGAAATCTCGATGCTATGGATTATATAGCAGATCACGCCTTTATCAAAGAAGGATATTCTGTAGTTTGCTATATGAGAATACATAAGATCGATGAAAAAAATAAAATATATCAAATATCAAGGGTAGTAACCCACAGGGACTTCAGGGGCAAATCCCTAGCTAAAGAACTTCTTTCTGAAGTTATGGAATATATAGACAAAGAGCTCGATGCCAAAGAGGTTAGAATAAATGCCCAAGAGTATGTTTCTGACTATTATGCTTCTTTCGGTTTCAAAAGAGAGGGAGAAGTCTTTGATGATGGTGGAATAGAACATATTTGGATGAAAAGATACTATGATTAG
- a CDS encoding NAD(P)/FAD-dependent oxidoreductase, whose amino-acid sequence MRYDLAIIGAGPAGLSAALNAKIRNKSVIIFGKDSPKLTKTESIKNYLGFGDIRGSELNQRFKDSLKDYEINFSEERVQTVYAMGDYHALMLKSGEMVEALAVIVATGIELTKDLVGEEEYFAKGISYCATCDAALYKGKEVVLIGYNEESVEEANFIAEIVGKLSFVNMYKEDINLDPAINLIEGEVPLGFRGDNRAEVLEFKSGKKIKADGFFIIKDSSKAQRMVPSVKIKDNHIEVDSHMATNIAGLFAAGDVTGSPYQIMRAVGQGQIASLEAVRYITKIKSK is encoded by the coding sequence ATGAGATATGATCTAGCAATAATCGGCGCAGGTCCTGCAGGGCTTAGCGCCGCTTTAAATGCAAAAATCAGAAATAAGTCTGTAATAATCTTCGGCAAGGATTCTCCTAAGCTTACTAAAACAGAATCTATTAAAAATTACTTAGGCTTTGGGGATATAAGGGGAAGCGAGCTAAACCAGAGATTTAAGGACTCTCTAAAGGATTATGAAATAAACTTTAGTGAAGAGAGGGTCCAAACTGTCTATGCCATGGGAGACTACCATGCTTTGATGCTTAAGTCGGGAGAAATGGTTGAGGCCCTTGCTGTAATAGTGGCAACAGGTATAGAGCTAACAAAAGACCTAGTAGGAGAAGAGGAATATTTCGCTAAGGGAATAAGCTATTGCGCCACCTGTGATGCGGCCCTCTATAAGGGAAAGGAAGTTGTCCTTATAGGCTACAATGAAGAAAGTGTCGAAGAAGCCAACTTTATAGCAGAAATAGTAGGTAAGCTTAGCTTTGTCAATATGTATAAGGAAGATATCAACTTAGATCCTGCTATAAATCTAATAGAAGGAGAAGTTCCCCTTGGATTTAGAGGAGATAATAGGGCGGAAGTTTTGGAATTTAAGTCTGGGAAGAAAATAAAGGCAGATGGATTTTTCATCATAAAAGATTCATCCAAGGCTCAAAGAATGGTCCCATCAGTAAAGATTAAAGACAATCACATAGAAGTAGATTCTCATATGGCAACAAATATTGCGGGTCTTTTCGCCGCAGGAGATGTCACGGGATCTCCCTACCAAATAATGAGGGCAGTAGGCCAGGGACAAATTGCAAGCTTAGAAGCAGTAAGGTATATTACAAAAATAAAGTCCAAGTAG
- a CDS encoding thioredoxin family protein: MKRLNSNEFRSEVENGKGLMLVDFSATWCGPCKMQGPVLEGLEGEYTIFNIDIDESEDIASQYNVNAVPSIMIFKDGVLKDTLVGFQSREVIVEKMEKYQ, encoded by the coding sequence ATGAAAAGATTAAACTCTAATGAATTTAGAAGTGAAGTAGAAAACGGCAAGGGTCTAATGCTAGTAGACTTTTCAGCTACCTGGTGTGGACCATGTAAGATGCAAGGACCAGTTCTCGAGGGACTTGAGGGTGAATATACAATATTTAACATAGATATTGATGAATCAGAAGATATAGCAAGCCAATATAATGTAAATGCAGTTCCTTCGATTATGATATTTAAGGATGGAGTCCTAAAGGATACCCTAGTAGGCTTCCAATCTAGAGAAGTTATAGTAGAAAAAATGGAAAAATATCAATAA
- a CDS encoding transcriptional regulator: MMDYVCLYVIVDRHEGQRAVHIAQDNGARGATLVHGRGSAENVKSSIFLNMNIEPEKDIVIMLIKKELEDTIRGKIYKEMELDKEGKGIIYSLPVSEVSGLVEQRR; this comes from the coding sequence ATGATGGACTACGTATGCCTATATGTAATAGTAGATAGACACGAGGGCCAAAGAGCAGTTCATATTGCCCAGGATAATGGAGCACGTGGAGCAACCCTTGTCCATGGAAGAGGATCTGCAGAAAATGTTAAGAGTTCTATATTTTTGAATATGAATATAGAGCCTGAAAAAGATATAGTAATAATGCTAATAAAAAAAGAATTAGAAGATACTATTAGGGGTAAAATATATAAGGAGATGGAACTTGACAAGGAAGGAAAGGGAATTATATATTCTCTACCAGTAAGTGAAGTTTCAGGATTAGTAGAACAAAGGAGATAA
- a CDS encoding DUF1538 domain-containing protein, protein MIASFSINKIEVSNIFFEEIKNNAKAVVPIALLVLILNFFVGVESKLLVNFLLGCVGVILGLAVFLTGVEMSISKIGSMMGEFLARFNSIIAVIIFGVFIGFIISVAEPDLLILANEITSAVGLSPQIIVIIISLGVGIMISIGLYRIFKEIRLSSLMIWIYSLIFVLMIFADNFGHAIAFDASGATTGAMTTPFIISLGLGVASLKGDMSEDDSFGLVGIASAGPIIAGILMSLSIGNTNMEIAEAAHTSALISGITNASFAIIPITLVFYLMRRRLMFYLIKLKIS, encoded by the coding sequence TTGATTGCCTCTTTTTCTATAAACAAAATTGAGGTGAGTAATATATTTTTTGAAGAAATAAAAAACAATGCGAAGGCAGTCGTTCCAATAGCCCTTCTAGTATTAATCCTTAATTTTTTTGTTGGAGTAGAGAGCAAATTACTAGTTAATTTTCTCCTAGGATGTGTTGGAGTTATATTGGGACTAGCGGTATTCTTAACAGGCGTGGAGATGTCTATATCAAAAATAGGTTCAATGATGGGAGAGTTTCTCGCAAGATTTAATTCCATAATAGCTGTAATTATTTTTGGTGTATTTATAGGATTTATAATATCTGTAGCAGAACCGGATCTTTTGATACTTGCTAATGAAATAACCAGTGCAGTTGGACTTTCTCCTCAAATCATAGTTATTATAATATCCCTTGGTGTTGGCATTATGATATCTATCGGACTTTACAGAATATTTAAGGAGATTAGACTATCGAGCCTAATGATATGGATATACTCTCTTATATTTGTATTGATGATATTTGCTGATAACTTTGGCCATGCTATCGCTTTTGACGCATCAGGGGCTACTACAGGAGCAATGACCACCCCCTTTATCATATCTCTGGGACTAGGGGTTGCCTCCCTAAAGGGTGATATGTCAGAAGATGATTCCTTTGGACTTGTAGGGATTGCTTCGGCTGGACCTATTATAGCAGGAATTTTGATGAGTTTATCAATTGGAAATACAAATATGGAGATTGCTGAAGCAGCCCATACATCTGCCCTTATTAGTGGAATAACTAATGCATCCTTCGCTATAATTCCAATTACTCTTGTATTTTATTTGATGAGAAGAAGACTGATGTTTTATTTGATAAAATTAAAGATAAGTTAG
- the pta gene encoding phosphate acetyltransferase — protein sequence MPEGILENARKTIAGKDLKIVLPEGSDPRVLAAALRHKEEGLLTPIVLGDQGEIQKTADKEGLKLGDLQIINPQYFEDFDKLVDVFVEVRRGKTSKEEAEFLLRTNVNYFGVMLVKAGYADGMVSGAVHTTGDTIRPALQIIRTKPGVNRVSGVMVMIGPDGNQLVFADTAVNITLESDELAEVAVETAKSAKSFGMDPYVALLSFSTHGSAHHDLATKVAKAKQRALEIDPELRVEGEIQFDAAIDPKTAAQKAPKSEVAGKCNVFIFPDLQAGNIGYKIAQRLGGYKALGPILQGLNAPVNDLSRGCSEEDVYEIAIITASQAVN from the coding sequence ATGCCAGAAGGTATACTAGAAAACGCAAGAAAAACCATAGCAGGCAAAGACTTAAAAATCGTTTTACCAGAAGGTAGCGACCCAAGAGTTCTAGCTGCTGCTTTAAGACATAAAGAAGAGGGACTTCTTACACCAATAGTTTTAGGAGATCAAGGTGAAATCCAAAAAACAGCTGATAAAGAAGGACTAAAACTTGGTGATTTACAAATCATAAATCCACAATATTTCGAAGATTTCGATAAATTAGTTGATGTTTTCGTTGAGGTAAGAAGAGGAAAGACTTCAAAAGAAGAAGCTGAATTCTTACTAAGAACTAATGTAAACTATTTCGGAGTTATGTTAGTTAAAGCAGGCTATGCCGATGGAATGGTATCTGGTGCGGTTCATACTACAGGAGATACTATTAGACCAGCTCTTCAAATAATTAGAACAAAACCTGGTGTTAATAGAGTATCAGGAGTTATGGTAATGATAGGACCAGACGGAAATCAATTGGTATTTGCAGATACAGCTGTAAATATTACCCTAGAATCTGACGAGCTTGCAGAAGTTGCAGTTGAAACTGCAAAAAGTGCTAAATCTTTTGGTATGGACCCATATGTAGCATTATTATCATTCTCAACTCACGGTTCAGCCCACCACGATCTAGCTACAAAGGTAGCTAAGGCTAAACAAAGAGCCCTAGAGATTGATCCAGAACTAAGGGTTGAAGGTGAAATCCAATTCGATGCAGCAATCGATCCAAAAACAGCAGCTCAAAAGGCTCCAAAATCTGAAGTAGCTGGTAAGTGTAATGTATTTATCTTCCCAGACCTACAAGCAGGAAATATTGGTTATAAGATAGCCCAAAGACTTGGTGGATACAAGGCATTAGGTCCAATACTACAAGGTCTTAACGCACCAGTAAACGACCTTTCCAGAGGTTGTTCTGAAGAAGATGTGTACGAAATAGCAATTATTACAGCATCTCAAGCTGTAAATTAA
- a CDS encoding DUF4446 family protein: MTGVFIGILFVLVVVEFAFIMSMNNRIRRQKQRYDHLLRGNNADLNLEELLVSINERIENSNKEIRTIDQRAIEAKDTTMGAVSNMAVVNFDAFDGQTGSLSFTLCLLDNFHNGIVLTSLYSSEGSTVYLKEIVNGASEKDLATNELEALNKAKS, from the coding sequence ATGACAGGAGTATTTATAGGAATATTATTCGTCCTAGTGGTGGTTGAATTTGCCTTTATTATGTCTATGAATAATAGGATAAGAAGGCAAAAGCAAAGATACGACCATCTCTTAAGAGGAAACAATGCAGACCTTAACTTAGAGGAACTTTTAGTTTCAATCAACGAAAGGATTGAAAATTCGAATAAGGAAATTAGAACAATAGATCAAAGGGCAATAGAGGCTAAGGACACCACTATGGGTGCAGTAAGTAATATGGCTGTTGTAAACTTTGATGCATTTGATGGACAGACTGGAAGTTTATCTTTTACCTTATGTTTGCTTGATAATTTCCATAATGGTATAGTTTTGACTAGTCTTTATTCAAGCGAAGGCTCCACAGTTTACCTTAAGGAAATTGTTAATGGAGCAAGCGAAAAAGACCTAGCCACTAATGAGCTAGAAGCATTAAATAAAGCAAAAAGTTAA
- a CDS encoding cyclodeaminase/cyclohydrolase family protein, translating into MKIVDMSVERLLTEIKNMRPNPGGGAVVILVANMAVNLINMMGDVSCETKISERLTELIQEDVDATKRLIAEIKRKNFEEKFFLEAARPQIEMVDISLKALEEFSDILKRGKNLSDGIIANNLLREAIRSAMPTIELNLKYTKETYDYDYFLEKCENLYQKNVKIIEGRK; encoded by the coding sequence ATGAAGATAGTTGACATGAGTGTAGAAAGACTCCTTACAGAAATCAAAAATATGAGACCGAATCCTGGAGGAGGAGCTGTTGTAATACTTGTGGCCAATATGGCAGTCAATCTCATTAATATGATGGGAGATGTTTCATGTGAAACAAAGATTAGCGAGAGGCTCACAGAATTAATTCAAGAAGATGTAGACGCAACTAAAAGGTTAATAGCCGAGATAAAGAGGAAAAACTTCGAAGAAAAATTCTTTTTAGAAGCGGCAAGACCTCAGATAGAGATGGTGGACATCTCTCTTAAGGCCCTAGAAGAGTTTTCTGATATCCTTAAAAGGGGGAAGAATCTATCGGATGGGATTATAGCGAACAATCTCCTTAGGGAGGCTATAAGATCTGCCATGCCTACCATTGAGCTCAATCTCAAATATACCAAAGAGACTTATGATTATGACTATTTTCTAGAAAAGTGCGAGAACTTGTATCAAAAAAATGTTAAAATTATCGAAGGAAGGAAATAA
- a CDS encoding ParB/RepB/Spo0J family partition protein, producing MTGRKTLGRGLSALIPEIEEDIRSIEKIDIDLIQARSDQPRKNFENIEELAESIKEYGLLNPIVLSKKNDKYEIIAGERRYRASVLAGLKKIDAIVRDFDQKEIDILSLVENIQREDLSALEEAQAYKKLIDDFSMTQEEISKSMGKSRSYIANTIRLLKLNNDEREALADRKISASQARTLLSIKDEEERKKALDGFINKKLNVRDAEKISNKSKGKREPEGLSDIDKILLEDYEEKFMEKVGSKVKIDKTGKTYKLIIDCFTVDDIENIYWRLGDEDS from the coding sequence ATGACAGGAAGAAAAACCTTAGGCAGAGGCCTATCGGCTCTCATACCTGAAATAGAAGAAGATATAAGAAGTATAGAAAAAATCGATATTGATTTAATACAAGCAAGGAGCGACCAGCCTAGGAAGAATTTCGAAAATATAGAGGAATTGGCAGAATCTATAAAGGAATATGGCCTCCTAAATCCTATTGTGTTAAGTAAAAAGAATGACAAATACGAGATCATAGCTGGAGAGAGAAGATATAGGGCAAGTGTCTTAGCTGGACTTAAGAAAATCGACGCTATAGTTAGAGATTTTGATCAAAAAGAAATAGACATCCTTTCTCTAGTAGAAAACATCCAAAGAGAGGACCTAAGTGCTCTTGAGGAAGCCCAGGCTTACAAGAAACTCATAGACGATTTCTCCATGACCCAGGAAGAAATTTCCAAGTCCATGGGTAAGTCGAGGTCTTATATAGCTAACACCATAAGACTACTTAAACTTAATAATGATGAAAGAGAGGCTTTGGCTGATAGAAAAATTTCCGCCTCCCAAGCTAGAACTCTCCTATCTATAAAGGATGAGGAAGAAAGAAAGAAAGCCCTAGATGGTTTCATAAACAAAAAATTAAATGTAAGAGATGCAGAAAAAATAAGCAATAAGAGTAAGGGTAAAAGAGAACCAGAAGGCCTAAGCGATATAGATAAGATCCTCTTAGAAGATTATGAGGAGAAATTTATGGAAAAAGTTGGATCTAAGGTAAAAATAGATAAAACTGGTAAGACCTACAAACTAATAATAGATTGTTTCACAGTTGATGATATAGAAAATATTTATTGGAGACTTGGCGATGAAGATAGTTGA